A genomic region of Polypterus senegalus isolate Bchr_013 chromosome 17, ASM1683550v1, whole genome shotgun sequence contains the following coding sequences:
- the LOC120518029 gene encoding uncharacterized protein LOC120518029 — translation MAERVHPNKIQTYMELIDSRRKRKSTSSAEPPRKNAKVSDSLTGSGQVTQATFDKLVLTFVCEANQPFSVVETTSFKTMMETLQPQCTVMTSKRLCSEIREAAKNMKSIIIKKLSTVNYVATTTDCWSARQHIYLGVTCHWIDETSLERHSAVLACRPLKGSHTFDVLAAELEEIHSEYHIREKVTKTTTDSGSNFLKAFQLDGEEKEEETPDGQEYGDSTLDENELEVEYQDVSAVLNDNTGLEYQLPRHQKCARHLLNLISTVDAAAAETANETYKRLSRSAFAKCHALWNKTSRSTMAYETVERECKLQFLRPSPARWSSLFLAVERVVRIQKEQGEKAIRNVCSALKIKMFNPAELGFLAEYTAVMKPIAMALNILQGESSVHMGFLLPTLYQLQEKLKRLESSCNMCRPLVAALQEGIQKRFGDVMKEPELTAAAILLPRFRTSWTADESILNAGLVFIRHHLDTDVDDEDDFFGSMGSGKPEAAELDRYLSCPSVGGMDLLHTFPRIKKLSLKVNTGLPASAACERLFRQAGLLFTAKRSQLHFNGVGYILIFVILSIHLPNPLHPEKGDREAGAHPNQHQA, via the exons ATGGCAGAG AGGGTTCACCCCAACAAAATTCAGACATATATGGAATTAATTGACTCCCGTAGAAAACGAAAGTCCACCTCTTCTGCTGAACCACCTAGGAAGAATGCAAAAGTCTCAGATTCCCTCACTGGCTCTGGGCAGGTAACACAGGCGACGTTTGACAAGCTTGTGCTAACGTTTGTATGTGAGGCCAACCAGCCATTCTCTGTAGTTGAGACAACATCTTTCAAGACTATGATGGAAACCTTGCAACCTCAGTGCACAGTAATGACAAGTAAAAGGTTATGCTCAGAAATACGGGAAGCTGCAAAGAACATGAAGAGCATAATCATCAAAAAGCTGAGCACAGTGAATTATGTCGCTACCACAACAGACTGCTGGTCTGCCAGACAACATATCTACTTGGGAGTCACCTGTCACTGGATAGATGAAACCTCTCTAGAGAGGCATTCTGCCGTGCTGGCTTGTAGACCTCTTAAAGGCTCACACACATTTGATGTTCTTGCTGCAGAATTAGAGGAAATACATTCTGAGTATCACATCAGGGAAAAAGTGACCAAGACGACAACAGACAGTGGTTCAAACTTCTTGAAAGCCTTTCAATTAGATggtgaagagaaagaggaagaaacaCCAGATGGACAGGAGTATGGAGACTCCACCCTTGATGAGAATGAGTTAGAGGTGGAGTATCAGGACGTGTCTGCCGTTTTGAATGACAACACAGGTCTTGAGTACCAACTTCCACGACACCAAAAGTGTGCACGTCATCTACTCAATCTTATATCAACAGTTGACGCAGCTGCTGCAGAGACTGCCAATGAAACATACAAGAGGCTGTCTCGGTCTGCTTTTGCAAAATGTCATGCTCTGTGGAATAAAACCAGCAGGTCAACCATGGCCTATGAAACAGTGGAGCGGGAATGCAAGCTGCAGTTTCTGCGACCCAGTCCGGCCCGTTGGAGCTCCCTGTTCCTTGCTGTGGAAAGGGTTGTGCGCATTCAGAAAGAGCAAGGAGAGAAAGCAATTCGCAATGTTTGCTCAGCATTAAAGATAAAGAT GTTCAATCCTGCTGAATTGGGATTTTTGGCTGAATACACTGCTGTGATGAAGCCCATTGCCATGGCCCTTAACATCCTCCAAGGGGAATCGTCTGTGCATATGGGCTTTTTGCTGCCAACGCTTTACCAGTTGCAGGAGAAGCTGAAGAGGCTGGAGTCATCTTGCAATATGTGTAGACCTCTTGTTGCTGCCCTGCAGGAAGGGATCCAGAAACGTTTCGGAGACGTCATGAAAGAGCCTGAGCTGACTGCAGCAGCAATACTCCTACCAAGATTCAGAACATCCTGGACCGCAGATGAGAGCATCTTAAACGCTG GCCTTGTCTTCATCAGACATCACCTGGACACAGATGTGGATGATGAAGATGACTTCTTTGGATCCATGGGGTCAGGAAAACCAGAAGCAGCAGAGCTGGATAGGTACCTTTCATGTCCATCCGTCGGAGGTATGGATCTATTGCATACCTTTCCTCGCATCAAGAAGCTGTCACTCAAAGTCAACACGGGccttcctgcgtctgcagcctgtgagagactttttaggcaagcggggctcctgttcacggCTAAACGGTcgcagcttcact TTAATGGCGTGGGATACATTCTTATCTTTGtaatcctatccatccatcttccaaacccacttCATCCTGAGAAGGGTGACAGGGAAGCTGGAGCTCATCCCAACCAGCATCAGGCGTAA